Proteins from a single region of Salvelinus fontinalis isolate EN_2023a chromosome 15, ASM2944872v1, whole genome shotgun sequence:
- the LOC129811639 gene encoding protein max-like isoform X4, giving the protein MSDNEDIDVDSDADKRAHHNALERKRRDHIKDSFSSLRDSVPALQGEKASRAQILDKATDYIQYMRRKNHTHQQDIDDLKKQNALLEQQVRALEKAKGNTTLQANYTSSDSSLYTNPKGSTVSAFDGGSDSSSESEPEEPPNRKKLRVEPS; this is encoded by the exons ATGAGCGACAACGAAGATATCGATGTCGACAGTGAC GCAGACAAACGAGCACATCACAATGCGCTGGAGCGCAAACGTAGGGACCACATTAAAGACAGCTTCAGCAGTTTACGGGACTCTGTGCCTGCGTTACAAGGGGAGAAG GCCTCCCGAGCTCAGATCCTAGACAAAGCCACAGACTACATCCAGTACATGAGACGGAAAAACCACACACACCAGCAGGACATTGACGACCTGAAGAAGCAGAATGCACTGCTGGAGCAGCAGG TCCGTGCACTGGAGAAAGCCAAGGGGAACACTACGCTCCAGGCCAACTATACATCCTCTGACAGCAGCTTGTACACCAACCCCAAGGGGAGCACAGTGTCCGCCTTTGATGGTGGCTCCGACTCCAGCTCTGAATCAGAGCCAGAGGAGCCGCCCAACAGAAAGAAGCTGCGTGTGGAGCCCAGCTAG
- the LOC129811637 gene encoding hepatic sodium/bile acid cotransporter-like, whose product MNGTMNQTEGQYRDGYETAWNGGNTYNITPHNVTTGFQSPFSPVMDMAINGITIIILFITMVSLGCTMEISKIKAHILKPKGVAIAVVAQFGIMPLTAFSLAKIFQLGAIEAVTVLICGCCPGGNLSNIFALALKGDMNLSIVMTTCSTVLALGMMPLLLFLYCHGFNNLENAVPYTGITIALIMTLVPCAIGIAINHRVPQYSQIIIKVGLSILLIASVAIGVMSGISIGGTVWVVLSPQLMAAAALMPLTGYLLGYIMSTIFKVNHQCRRTISMETGCQNIQLCSTILKVAFPPEVIGPLYLFPLIYIIFQGGEALLFIILFRCYQSFKPPAEAKPVYMTVAGKIEEVKVL is encoded by the exons ATGAATGGTACCATGAACCAGACAGAGGGACAGTACAGAGATGGCTATGAGACAGCTTGGAATGGCGGCAACACCTACAACATCACACCTCATAATGTCACCACTGGCTTCCAGTCCCCCTTCTCCCCGGTTATGGACATGGCCATCAAtggcatcaccatcatcatcctcttcATAACCATGGTGTCCCTGGGCTGCACCATGGAGATTTCCAAGATCAAGGCCCATATCCTGAAGCCCAAAGGGGTGGCCATCGCAGTGGTGGCCCAGTTTGGTATCATGCCTCTCACTGCCTTCAGCCTGGCCAAAATCTTCCAGCTGGGTGCCATCGAGGCTGTGACCGTGCTGATCTGTGGCTGCTGTCCGGGGGGAAACCTCTCCAACATCTTCGCCCTGGCCCTGAAGGGTGACATGAACCTAAG CATTGTAATGACCACATGTTCTACTGTTTTGGCCCTGGGTATGATGCCTCTGCTGCTCTTCCTATATTGCCATGGCTTCAATAATTTGGAAAACGCTGTGCCTTACACTGGCATCACCATAGCTCTCATcatgaccctagtgccctgtgcCATTGGCATAGCCATCAACCACCGGGTACCACAGTACTCTCAGATCATCATCAAG GTTGGTCTAAGCATCTTACTAATTGCCTCTGTGGCCATTGGTGTCATGTCAGGCATCTCCATTGGGGGAACAGTGTGGGTTGTTCTCTCACCCCAACTCATGGCAGCGGCTGCACTGATGCCCCTGACAGGCTACCTGCTGGGATACATCATGTCCACCATCTTCAAAGTCAATCATCA ATGCAGGAGGACTATTTCTATGGAGACAGGCTGTCAGAACATCCAGCTGTGTTCCACCATCTTGAAAGTGGCCTTTCCCCCAGAGGTTATTGGCCCCCTGTATCTGTTCCCGCTGATCTACATCATATTCCAGGGAGGCGAGGCGCTGCTTTTCATCATCCTCTTCAGATGTTACCAAAGCTTCAAGCCACCAGCTGAGG CAAAGCCTGTATACATGACAGTGGCCGGTAAAATAGAGGAAGTAAAGGTTCTATAG
- the LOC129811639 gene encoding protein max-like isoform X3 produces the protein MSDNEDIDVDSDADKRAHHNALERKRRDHIKDSFSSLRDSVPALQGEKVSKASRAQILDKATDYIQYMRRKNHTHQQDIDDLKKQNALLEQQVRALEKAKGNTTLQANYTSSDSSLYTNPKGSTVSAFDGGSDSSSESEPEEPPNRKKLRVEPS, from the exons ATGAGCGACAACGAAGATATCGATGTCGACAGTGAC GCAGACAAACGAGCACATCACAATGCGCTGGAGCGCAAACGTAGGGACCACATTAAAGACAGCTTCAGCAGTTTACGGGACTCTGTGCCTGCGTTACAAGGGGAGAAGGTTAGTAAA GCCTCCCGAGCTCAGATCCTAGACAAAGCCACAGACTACATCCAGTACATGAGACGGAAAAACCACACACACCAGCAGGACATTGACGACCTGAAGAAGCAGAATGCACTGCTGGAGCAGCAGG TCCGTGCACTGGAGAAAGCCAAGGGGAACACTACGCTCCAGGCCAACTATACATCCTCTGACAGCAGCTTGTACACCAACCCCAAGGGGAGCACAGTGTCCGCCTTTGATGGTGGCTCCGACTCCAGCTCTGAATCAGAGCCAGAGGAGCCGCCCAACAGAAAGAAGCTGCGTGTGGAGCCCAGCTAG
- the LOC129811639 gene encoding protein max-like isoform X1 yields MSDNEDIDVDSDADKRAHHNALERKRRDHIKDSFSSLRDSVPALQGEKVSKQSVKQASRAQILDKATDYIQYMRRKNHTHQQDIDDLKKQNALLEQQVRALEKAKGNTTLQANYTSSDSSLYTNPKGSTVSAFDGGSDSSSESEPEEPPNRKKLRVEPS; encoded by the exons ATGAGCGACAACGAAGATATCGATGTCGACAGTGAC GCAGACAAACGAGCACATCACAATGCGCTGGAGCGCAAACGTAGGGACCACATTAAAGACAGCTTCAGCAGTTTACGGGACTCTGTGCCTGCGTTACAAGGGGAGAAGGTTAGTAAA CAATCTGTCAAACAGGCCTCCCGAGCTCAGATCCTAGACAAAGCCACAGACTACATCCAGTACATGAGACGGAAAAACCACACACACCAGCAGGACATTGACGACCTGAAGAAGCAGAATGCACTGCTGGAGCAGCAGG TCCGTGCACTGGAGAAAGCCAAGGGGAACACTACGCTCCAGGCCAACTATACATCCTCTGACAGCAGCTTGTACACCAACCCCAAGGGGAGCACAGTGTCCGCCTTTGATGGTGGCTCCGACTCCAGCTCTGAATCAGAGCCAGAGGAGCCGCCCAACAGAAAGAAGCTGCGTGTGGAGCCCAGCTAG
- the LOC129811639 gene encoding protein max-like isoform X2: MSDNEDIDVDSDADKRAHHNALERKRRDHIKDSFSSLRDSVPALQGEKQSVKQASRAQILDKATDYIQYMRRKNHTHQQDIDDLKKQNALLEQQVRALEKAKGNTTLQANYTSSDSSLYTNPKGSTVSAFDGGSDSSSESEPEEPPNRKKLRVEPS, translated from the exons ATGAGCGACAACGAAGATATCGATGTCGACAGTGAC GCAGACAAACGAGCACATCACAATGCGCTGGAGCGCAAACGTAGGGACCACATTAAAGACAGCTTCAGCAGTTTACGGGACTCTGTGCCTGCGTTACAAGGGGAGAAG CAATCTGTCAAACAGGCCTCCCGAGCTCAGATCCTAGACAAAGCCACAGACTACATCCAGTACATGAGACGGAAAAACCACACACACCAGCAGGACATTGACGACCTGAAGAAGCAGAATGCACTGCTGGAGCAGCAGG TCCGTGCACTGGAGAAAGCCAAGGGGAACACTACGCTCCAGGCCAACTATACATCCTCTGACAGCAGCTTGTACACCAACCCCAAGGGGAGCACAGTGTCCGCCTTTGATGGTGGCTCCGACTCCAGCTCTGAATCAGAGCCAGAGGAGCCGCCCAACAGAAAGAAGCTGCGTGTGGAGCCCAGCTAG